The Tamandua tetradactyla isolate mTamTet1 chromosome 6, mTamTet1.pri, whole genome shotgun sequence genome contains the following window.
TGTCGGTGGAGGAGCCTGACCTGCCCTTCCACCTGCAGCTCCAGGACGGGGAGGAAGAGGTGCGCCGTGACATCCGGCAGCTCCTGACCCTGCGGCCCGAGGAGAGGTTCTCGGGCCGGGCCGTGGCCCGCATCTTCCATGGCATCGGTGAGGGGCTTGGGGTTGGGGCAGGTCTGGCAGGCCAGACCCAGGCAGGCCACGAGTCCTCAAGGCCTCTACTTTGTCCTGCCCCACAGGAAGTCCCTGCTACCCGGCCCAAGTATATGGGAAGGACCGGCGCTTTTGGAGGAAGTACCTGCACGTCAGCTTTCACACCCTGATGCGCCTGGCCACTGAGGAAATCCTTCTCTGGAGCTGCTGACCACCCATTGTCTCCCGTGGCCCACAGGAGCCTAACCACGGGGTGGGGTCAGGGGGTCGAGGCAAAGGCTTGCGGATGTCAGCGGCCTGGACTGCGACTGACTTTCCTGGGCAGCTGGTAGGATGGGGGCGGGTGGGACAGGGAGGCCCCACAGGACACAATAAAAGGTGCTCGAGTCACTTTTGCCTGAGAGGCAGCCCCCATGGCCTGAGACTACTTGCATGCCCCACAGACACATGGACAGTCAGAGCACAGGCCCACTCAGCTTTATTCAGCAGTCTGGCCCCCCAGTTCAGGCCACTGTGCCAGGTGCCAGGCCCAGGTAGAGAACGGGCAGGGCTGAGAGAGCAAGGAAGACAGAGAAGCAGGAACGCAGCCCCAGGCCATCAGCCAGCGCTCCAGCCAGTGTGCCCAGCAGCAGCTTTCCCAGCAGCTCCAGCGTGGCCAGGAAGCTGTAGTGGGTGGCCTGAGGGTGGAGGAAAGAGTGCTCAAGTTGGGGCCTGGGTGGCACCCCAGCTCTGCTGCCCCCTCCCGCGTGGCTCTCACCTGCAGAGTCCTGGGCGCATGGTGGGTGCAGCGCATCATCAGTGTGAAGGTGGCACTGGTGGTCAGGCCCCCCAGGAAGTGCTGCAGGCACAGGCTCAGCAAGGCTGCCCCTGGGAGAGCAGGAGTCAGCAGGACCCTGGGCCCTCACCCCTACCGCCACCCGCACGGGCCCCTCACCTCTCAGGACCCTGCTTGGGCCCAGGCCAGCATCCAGGTGGAAGAGCAGGGCTGTCTGACAGGCCAGGCCCCCAAGGCGGAGCCACAGCACTGGCCTCAGGAGGAGCAGCGGCTGCCTGGGGGCGGGGGAAGAGATGTGGTGTCAGGGGTGCAGGTGGTGGGAGGAGGGTGGGCATAAGGCCAGGTGGGGAAGGCTCACCTGTGCCTGGCCAGCAGGGCCCCGCCCAGGGAGGAACCAGCCACAGAGCATGCCATGGCCCCAAGGCCATTCCACAGCCCCAGCTCGGGGACAGAGGTGCCCAGGTCCAGCAGGAGCAGCGGGAACAGGTTGCCAGCACCCTGCTCACCTGGAGAGGAGAGTATGAGCAGAGGAATGCCCTCTTCCCCCCTGGAGCCTCACACACACACGGCCTAAGGGGTTATTGCCTTCATCCTTCAGTCCATCCCAAGTCATAATCTGGGTCCCAGGCACCAGCACCAGCAGGCTGGGTAGTGCAGAAGAGAGAAGCCTGTAGAGTCAAAGCTAAAGAAGGGAGAAGAGGCAGGCCCGGAGCCTGCGGTGTTAGAGCCAGGGCTGGGTTCCCGCCGGCATGGCATTCGTATCCCAGCAAGAACCAGAGAGAGGCAGCTGCATGGTAGATCCCAGCCCTGATCAAGTCCTCACTCACCCAGCTTGTAGGTGAGCACAAAGCCTGCGGTCCACAGGGTCCCGGGCACAGTTAGCACTGCCTGCAACAGGTGCCGCCGCTCGGGCTTTGGCTCGGAGGGCTGAAGCTGTGGCAGCCGTTGCAAGGCTGGTGCAACCCAGGCCAGCCCAGCAGCCAACAAGTAAGTGGCCGCCAGGAGCAGAAAAAGAAGGGACCAAGAGAGGGTGGGCACCAGGGCCAACAACCCGCCTCCTGCCAGCGCTGCCCCCAGCTTGTAGGCGACCACTTGCACGGTGTTGCCAGGGCCCAGCTCCGCGGGCTCCAGGAGCTGCACAGCCACTGTGTCCAGGGCCACGTCCTGCATGGCCGCACCCAGATTCAGCAACAGGAGCAGCACCACCACGGGGGAGGACAACCCTGCCTGGCCAGTCTGGGCAGGAGGCAAAGCCCCCAGCATCCCGCACACCACACCCAGGGCGGCTGTGCTGAGCGCCAGCCAGGCCCGCGGGGAGCCACGCCTGTCCACCAGCGGGGCCCAGGCCAGCTTGAACAGCCATGGCACGTACAGGCCTTTGGTTAGCGCGACGCGCGTCAGCGAGAAGCCCCGGGCGCGTAGCAGCACGGGCAGCAGCCCCGACTGCAGCCCGTAGGGCAGGCCCTGTACCAGGTAGAGGCCGGCCAGCGGCAGCAGTTTCCCATGCATGGCCAGGGTCGGCTACGGGTCAGCGGGGTCCAGACACGGACTGGGGCGGGCTCAGGGGTCAAAGTATGCGTCAAGGCGAGTCAGGTTCCGGGTGGGCTCAGGTTTCATCAGCACGCGGTGAGAAGTCACGGCCGGCATGAGTCCGGGCTGGAGCCAGAAGAGGTCGAGGTCGGACACCGGACGCCAGCCGCGGGTCCCGGAACCATTGCTGCCGGGTTAGAATCGACACTCGGGCCAAATCCCGGCAAGGAAGGCTGTACCCCCGGGGTCGGCGCCGCGTGGGGTATCTGTGCGAGGACCGGGATGGAGGGTGGGGGGCGGAGTGTCGCGGCGACAGAGCCCGGCTGAGCCTAGAGCGTCGACGCCACCGCGGGCGCCCCAGGTGGCCGGTTTAGGGATGGCTGCTGGCCGGCCCCACCCCCGCCGCACAGCCCGTCACCGACCCAAGGGAGGCGCGGAGGGCGCGGTGCCGCGGCCCATTCTCTTCTCAGGTGCCGCCAGCCCGGGTCCTCAGCGCTGCACACTGGGTGACCTAAAGCAACAGAACGCCGCGGCCTCCTCCtgcctctcttctggcttctgtgggGCCGGCGGGCCTCCCATCTGTTGGCTTGTGGCATAACTGGATGTGTCCCCACCTGGCCGTATCCCGCAGCTCCTCGCCCCTTCTTACAGGGAACCCCGTCGTGCTGGGCTGAGGGCCTACCCTACCCAAGTACAACCTCTTTTGCAGTTGCTCATTTACACCTGTAATAACCCCATTTCCAAGAGGCCTCATCTTGAGGTactgggttagggttaggctaaTTTTTAGGAGACAGgtaattcaacccataacagactCTCCAGAAGTGCCTCCTGCCGAGGGGCCCAACTAGCGGAAGCCAAGGTCAGCTGTGAGAGGCACTGGCAGCCTCTGTTCCTGCCCTTAGTGGGGTCACTCGCTGGCTTCTGGGACCCAGGAAGGAGTTCTGAGCTGAGACCCAAGGACTCCAGAGCAGACTAACCAGTGTGCCTTGGCAGGTACTGCCTCCAAGTGTGCCCCTGAGCTGGCCTAACCCTGGGCACACCCACAGCAGGTGACCACACACCTTCCTGCCCAATCCAGTTGCATGTTCCTGAAGCACAAAATGGATGTGCCCTACAGGCCTAATTCAGACGGCTGCGTCTGCAAACCACGTGAGCAGCCCCCAGCCCGGTCTGGCCTGGCGCGCTGACAGTAGGTGCTCATCCCTGTGTTCTGGGGACACAGGGCCGCCTCCCTGGCCTCTGCTGACCCTTCAGAGGCTCTCCCCAGGGTGCCTCTTCCTTAGTATCTCACTCTCTGTACTCACCTCAGGGGCCTTGAACTGGTCCCCACTCTGTTTCCACTTGGGTGTCCGCACACTCCACACATTTCAAACCTACCATTTGCTCCTCCTCCAAATATCCCCTGGGGCCCTAACAGTTCTCCTGTTCTGCCAGGAGTGTGTGAGCCTTCAGTCAGGCCCGACCCCACACCCAACAGCCCTGGAGCCCCCCTCTACTTCCCCACCGTGAGTCCTGCACCATCCTGGCGCTCATCTTATCCTACTTTGCGTCTGTCGGTCTCTGCCACCCGGCACCGTGTCCGGGAGGCCCAGCTGGGGGCTACTCCTCCCGCAGTCCATGTGCAGCACACAAAGTCGCCCACAAGAACACAGACTGTCTCACAGCTTTTTATTGGGGGCTTACAGAGAGGCAGGGGCCCAGCCCCCAGGCAGCAGGAGCAAATTCAGAGGGCTCCAGAGATCCCCAGGGCCCTGGGCACGGTATGTTCCGGGACGGCCCGCCGGCCCAGCACCCCGCTGGGGGGTGCGGGGGAGGGGTGTGCCTCAGGAGTACTCGCGGGTGAACTTGGCGTGGAACTGGCTCAGCTTTTCCAGCAGGGGCCGCAGCTTCTCCATGGGAGGCAGAATAGTCATcctaaagagaggggtaagggtcAGCGGGAAGGAGGCGGGACCTTGAGAACGGGCGGGGCGGGCCTCACCGGAAGTGGTAGGTGCCTTCCAGCTGCCCGAAGCCGCTCCCGGGCACCACGCAGATGCCGGTCTCCTCCAGCAGACGCAGACAAAAGAACATGTCCGGGGCCAGGCCCAGCTCCTGCGGCGGGAGCGGGACCTGGCGGGTGAGAACAGGCCCGCCCCTCCAAGCCCCGCCTCTCGTAACCCCGCCCCCTCCAAGTCCCGCCCCGACTGACCTGCGCTCGCTGCACCGCGCGCGGAGGCAGCTGCACGCGAGGGAAGGAGTACATGGCGCCCTGCACCGGGTTGCAGCGGATGCCGGGAGCCTCATTGAACACCTGCTCCGTGAGCTTGGCCTTGGCCGCCAGCTCGACCAGCACCGCCTGCCTCTCCTGCGGCGCGGAAGGAGGGTTGGTCAGGGCGGGCCGGGGTGCGCGGCGCCTCCAGCCCCCCGCCCACTACCCGCCGCTTACCGCCTGGAACTGAGCGAAGGAGGGGTCGGAGGGCGCGGGCGGGCAGACCACCAGGTTGAGCAGGGCTTGGCCCGGTAGCGGGGGGCACAGCCGCACGCTCATCAGCTTTAGCATTTGCTGCCGCACGGCGGCGTCCATGTTCACCACCTCCACGTAGCCACCGCGGAACCCGCACCTGCGAGGGCAAGGGCGGGCTTTGGGGCGAGTCGGCGCGAGGGCCGTCCGTGCGGCTAGGGGCGCCGGGCCGTGGCTTGTGTCCGTGAGCCCCCGGCCGGCACTCACTCGCCCATGTAGCCCTTGGAGATCGAGTGGAATGAGGCGAGCTCCTGCTGCTCAGCGTAAGGCGGCCCCATCTCAGTGAGCACCTTCTTGAACGAGTGGAACTGCGAGCCCTCGGCATACACGTTGTCCTGGTACACCTGGACGGGCAGCGACGGTCAGACGGGCTGCCCGGCACGCCGCTCTCAGCGCCGCCCCGCACCCCCGCCGCCTCCCGTGACGCACCTCGTCAGCCAGCAAGAAGAGGCGCTCCTCGAAGGCGAAGCGGATCACCGCCTCGATGCACTCACGGGTCTGCACCTGCCCTGGGGTGCGGGGACGCGCGTGGCCGAGGTGAGCCGGGGGCTTGCACTGCTCTCccgtgggggcgggggggggtgcAAGTCGGGGTCGCGGGGGAGGGCGGGGCGGGACCGGGCGGCGCACCGGTGGGGTTGCCGGGGTTGATGACGCAGAGCGCGCGCGGACGGCACCGGTCGCGCGCCTGGCGCAGCGCGCGCCGCAACTCGGCCACGTCGAGCGCCCAGGCGCGCTCCTCGTCCAGGTAGTAGTCCACCTGCACCGCGTCGAGCTCGGCCAGCGCGGCCGAATAAAGCGGGTACTGCGGGATGGGAATGAGCACTCCCGTGCGCGCGCGGCCCTCGCCGGTCACCAGCAACTTCAACACCGTCTGCGGAGGATTAGGGACGGCAAGGTTGGCGTGGCCTAGGCCGCGTCCCCCCTACCTACCGCCTGGCCCCCGCCTACCACGATGGCGTCGCTGGCCCCGGTGGACAGGAAGACGTTGTTGGGGTCTGAGGGGATGCCTCCGTCGCGCAGCTCGATGTACCGCGCCACGTCCTCGCGGATTATCTGGATGCCCGAACTGATACTGTAGGCCCCTGGGTCCAGGGGCGGGGCAGGACGGGGGAGGGCTTGTGAAGGGGGTCGGGTGGCTCTGTAGCCTCCCGAGGCGGTGTTCCCCATCACGTGCAGGTCCTACTCCCTCCGATAcagctccctcctctccctccccagggCTTGGACGGGTCTGGACACGGCACCTACCCAAGCTGTGGCCCCCACACGCCTGCAAGATGCGTTCCGCCCTTCTCTTGGCGTCCTCGGGGAAGTCGGGGCTGCTCAGGAGATCAGGGTAGACACAGAGGGCCAGGACCTGGGAAGACCAAGTGCTGAAGCCATGGCACATGGGCCGACAGGGGTGGAGCAccggggatggggtgggggtggggggcgtcgGAACCTCACTTGGCGCAGGAAGGTGAGGGGCTTCTGCCCCATGGCCTGTGCGTCCCCGATGTTGGCACGAATGACCTCAGTAAAGGGCTTCTTCACTCCCTAGAGCGGAGGGGGCAGAGACTGGGTCTTattaccccaccccacccccacacaccctTGTTCCAGGTGCCTCCGGGAATGAGACAGACCCAGCTGCCCAGGGGCAGTCACAGGGCCCAGGGCCATACCTGGCGCAGCTCCTGCTCCAGCTCCAGGGCGCGCTGCACAATGGGGCCGCGCACGGCATACTCCATTCTCCGCACACAGGGATTCATGGTGTCCAGGGTCAGCACCTTCCCCTTCAGCCCGTTCATTGTGGCCTGGCCCTGCTTCCCTGCCCCTGAGGCCATGACCTTGCTCAGACCAGCAGGCAGCAGGCTCAGGAGGCGGCCTTAGCACCCACAAATAGCGGTGTCCGGGCTCCCTAGGCCAGAACTGGGAAGGAGGGAGTCCAGCTGGAGGGAGCTCAAGGTGAGAGCTGCAACTTTTTTTGCTGCAGCCTGCTGTGGCCCCACAGAAAGGGCTGAAAAAGGCGCTGGGGCCCAGCCTGGCCCCGCCCTGCCTGCCTGGGCACAGCTCTGCCCCAGGGAGCCAGAGGAGCCGTTGAGGAAGCAGGCGGGACTTGGGGCAAGGCCCAGTGCCACCCAGTGTCTCCATAACAGGGGAGCAGAAGACCCACAACAAGGGGCAGGGATAGACGGATGGTTCAAGGAGATCTCATGGTCCAAgggtggtggtgggagggaggagggagcctGGGGCAGAGCCCCCAGGGGTTAGTGGAGCTGGGTAGGGGttaagaaggaagagagggcCGTGCCAGGAAATCCTGGGAGAGGGAATCGGCTCTGGAGATTTACCCCAGCAGGGCTCAGGCGAAGCCTACCCCTCTCAGCAACCCCATCTTTACTTGGGCTGACAGACCTGCCTCCTAGGTAACTGAGCCAGGCCTCAGGAATCCTGGGAGCAGTTGGGGAATGGGAGCCACAGAGCTGAGACACTGGGTTCCATCGGGCCCTTCTGGAGACTGGTGGCTACAAGGGTCCTGCTGGTGGACCTTGATCCATGCAGCCCACTGGGGACTTGGGtgtttgggggagggggcaggtagCCCTGGACCCTTAGGACACCTCAACTGACCTGGGTGGCTGCCCTGCCCTTTCCCCACTTGCCCTACCCAGGACTGCCCTTGGGACCACGCCCCAGGCCAGGGTAACCTGAGCTTCCTTCCCTGTTGCTCCCAATTGGGGGGAAAAGCAGGAAGTGAGCTGTGATAGGCCCCTGGGGCCCCGCCCCTGCAACTCTGCTGGGAGCTGGTGGGGAAGCTGGGAGTGGAGGTGGGGCTCCTCCAGCAGCTGGTATCCAAGGGTAAGGGAGCcagccctgggctggctgggggtGCTCTGAGGAGTCCCAGGGCAGCCGTCCTCACCTGTGCCTCTCACCTTGTACTCCTCGGCTCCACCTCTGCGGCCTCCCAGCCTGCCCCTCTGGACCCCAGGCTGGAGCACAGGTTGATATGGACCTGGCCTCAGAGGCGGGACCAGCTCCCTCCCGCCCCCTGGCAGCAGGGCCCATATAACAGCCAGGCTGCACCTTTGGGCAGCTGCACCTCCCCTCAAGCTAAATTTAACCCAGCAGCTTCCCCCAGCCCCCCCTGCTTAGGACACCTACCCTGGGAACACTGTTGACCCAACTAGCACCCAGCAGAGGGTGGGGGTTATAAACCCACCACATGCAGC
Protein-coding sequences here:
- the SLC33A2 gene encoding major facilitator superfamily domain-containing protein 3 translates to MHGKLLPLAGLYLVQGLPYGLQSGLLPVLLRARGFSLTRVALTKGLYVPWLFKLAWAPLVDRRGSPRAWLALSTAALGVVCGMLGALPPAQTGQAGLSSPVVVLLLLLNLGAAMQDVALDTVAVQLLEPAELGPGNTVQVVAYKLGAALAGGGLLALVPTLSWSLLFLLLAATYLLAAGLAWVAPALQRLPQLQPSEPKPERRHLLQAVLTVPGTLWTAGFVLTYKLGEQGAGNLFPLLLLDLGTSVPELGLWNGLGAMACSVAGSSLGGALLARHRQPLLLLRPVLWLRLGGLACQTALLFHLDAGLGPSRVLRGAALLSLCLQHFLGGLTTSATFTLMMRCTHHAPRTLQATHYSFLATLELLGKLLLGTLAGALADGLGLRSCFSVFLALSALPVLYLGLAPGTVA
- the GPT gene encoding alanine aminotransferase 1 — encoded protein: MASGAGKQGQATMNGLKGKVLTLDTMNPCVRRMEYAVRGPIVQRALELEQELRQGVKKPFTEVIRANIGDAQAMGQKPLTFLRQVLALCVYPDLLSSPDFPEDAKRRAERILQACGGHSLGAYSISSGIQIIREDVARYIELRDGGIPSDPNNVFLSTGASDAIVTVLKLLVTGEGRARTGVLIPIPQYPLYSAALAELDAVQVDYYLDEERAWALDVAELRRALRQARDRCRPRALCVINPGNPTGQVQTRECIEAVIRFAFEERLFLLADEVYQDNVYAEGSQFHSFKKVLTEMGPPYAEQQELASFHSISKGYMGECGFRGGYVEVVNMDAAVRQQMLKLMSVRLCPPLPGQALLNLVVCPPAPSDPSFAQFQAERQAVLVELAAKAKLTEQVFNEAPGIRCNPVQGAMYSFPRVQLPPRAVQRAQELGLAPDMFFCLRLLEETGICVVPGSGFGQLEGTYHFRMTILPPMEKLRPLLEKLSQFHAKFTREYS